The Parvularculales bacterium genome includes the window CGGCAGTGGCGCATATGACAAAAGTCCAGGCCCTTGAATGCGCCCGTCACGGAATCAGGGTCAATGCCCTTGCGCCGGGATACATAACCACCGAGATGAACGCTGATTTTCTTGCCAGTTCGGCAGGGGAGGAACTCATCAGGCGTATCCCGATGCAGCGCAGCGGCACACCCGAGGATCTTGACGGGGCACTCCTGCTGCTGGCCAGTGATGCCGCAGCATTCATGACAGGTGTGGTGTTGCCCGTTGATGGCGGACACCTGACGTCGACGCTTTAGCCTAGGCTCCCGTTTTGGGACGGGTGTCCCAGAACGCATAGTGCTGCTCAAGCACCCGTGCTGTGCGGATAAGCATCGCTTCGCTGAAAGGAGGTCCAACAAGCTGGACCGCCATTGGCAGGCCGTTTTCATCCAGCCCCACCGGCACTGTAACCACAGGCAGACCGAGCCAGTTGAAGGGCCGTGTATTACGGCCGATTTTCTGAATGAGGCTTGCAGCATCCGGATTTGCACCTGCATCACTGGCCTTACGGTCGGGCAAAAGGCAGGGCCATACCGGCGTGATGAGCAGATCAATCTCTTTGAACAAGGAGCTGATCATGCGGTGGTTGAAGGAGGCCCGCAGCGCCAGCATCTTCCGGTAGTCGTCATCTGTGCTAAACATCCCTGCGAGAATCCGCATCACTGTTTGCGGATTCATCTGCCGATGGTGGTTAAGGATCGTATTTTCATGTTCATGAAAGGATTCGGTTGCTGAAAGAATTGAGGTGAGGGGGCTTCCCGCTTCAATCCCCGGGCAATCGATATCAACGATTGACCCGCCCAGCCGCCCGAGATCATTGATCACAGCATCGGTTTGCTTGGCGACGGGCGCATCACAGCCATCGAGGAAATAGCGCTGCATGCGCCCGACTTTAAGTCCGTTGATACCGTCATCAATACCGGCGGTAAGCGACGGCATTTTAATGTCGATCGATTCGGGATCATCGGGGTCATAGCTGATAATTGCCTCAAGCACTGCCGCCGCATCATGCAGGCTCCGCGCCAGCGGGCCTACGGTGTCAAGTGAGGCGGAAAGGGCGAAGACACGGCTCCTGCTGACAAGGCCATGGGTCGGCTTGATCCCGAAAAGCCCGCAGGCCGCGGCGGGCAGGCGGATTGAGCCGCCCGTGTCCGAGCCAAGGGCAACGGGCACAATTCCTGCGGCGACAACCGCAGCTGACCCGGAGGAAGAACCCCCGCAAATGTAATCCTGATTCCAGGGATTCCGCGGTGTTCCGGCAAAATCATTATGGCCGGTGACACCGAAGGCAAATTCAACGGTCACCAGCCGGGCGCAATCTATTGCCCCGGCGGCATCAAGGTTTTCGATTACCGTGCATGTTTCCTTGCATCGCATCCCCCTGCGGCTTCTCGATCCGCCTTCA containing:
- a CDS encoding amidase is translated as MSSMTRYADLAALVTTEQQRAVEQINAVCDDLEGLGRSLDAVASVHREDAISQAAAIPAPATALSGVPLAHKELFRRKGWPDEGGSRSRRGMRCKETCTVIENLDAAGAIDCARLVTVEFAFGVTGHNDFAGTPRNPWNQDYICGGSSSGSAAVVAAGIVPVALGSDTGGSIRLPAAACGLFGIKPTHGLVSRSRVFALSASLDTVGPLARSLHDAAAVLEAIISYDPDDPESIDIKMPSLTAGIDDGINGLKVGRMQRYFLDGCDAPVAKQTDAVINDLGRLGGSIVDIDCPGIEAGSPLTSILSATESFHEHENTILNHHRQMNPQTVMRILAGMFSTDDDYRKMLALRASFNHRMISSLFKEIDLLITPVWPCLLPDRKASDAGANPDAASLIQKIGRNTRPFNWLGLPVVTVPVGLDENGLPMAVQLVGPPFSEAMLIRTARVLEQHYAFWDTRPKTGA